A stretch of the Haloplanus aerogenes genome encodes the following:
- a CDS encoding thiolase family protein, whose translation MENVAIIGASMTQFGQRDGWVLDLLSEAGTACLDDAGVPPDAVDHLYVSNMASGEFEGQTGIMNALAHDLAAMPAYTARIDQTSSSGGAGVKHAWQSVASGASDMTLLVGAEKMTHRTTAEATDVIASITHPVEYKHGVTLPSFAGLTARLYLDTYDAPRESLGKVAVKNHRHGVDNPHAQFQKEVDLDTVLNSPIVADPLRLYDFCPITDGSAALMFCPESVAKEYTDDYVLVPGVGGATDTHVVHERADPTTMRGVVESSRIAYDMADMGPEDIDVAELHDMFTILEFLQSEDLGFFEKGEGWKAVEEGRTERGGDLPINPSGGLKSKGHPLGASGVAQVYEIYEQLMGDAGKRQVDADTGLACNVGGFGNCVITTLMEAN comes from the coding sequence ATGGAGAACGTAGCGATCATCGGCGCGTCGATGACCCAGTTCGGACAGCGGGACGGATGGGTGCTTGACCTCCTCTCGGAAGCCGGGACGGCGTGTCTGGACGACGCCGGCGTCCCGCCGGACGCGGTCGACCACCTCTACGTCTCGAACATGGCGAGTGGGGAGTTCGAGGGGCAGACGGGGATCATGAACGCCCTCGCACACGACCTCGCGGCGATGCCGGCGTACACCGCCCGCATCGACCAGACGAGTTCGAGCGGTGGCGCGGGCGTCAAACACGCGTGGCAGTCGGTCGCCAGCGGCGCCAGCGACATGACGCTTCTCGTGGGTGCGGAGAAGATGACCCACCGAACGACGGCGGAGGCGACGGACGTCATCGCCTCCATCACCCATCCCGTCGAGTACAAACACGGCGTGACGCTCCCGAGTTTCGCGGGGCTGACCGCACGCCTGTATCTGGACACCTACGACGCCCCCCGCGAGAGTCTGGGCAAGGTGGCAGTGAAGAACCACCGCCACGGCGTCGACAACCCGCACGCGCAGTTCCAGAAGGAGGTTGACCTCGACACCGTGCTGAACTCGCCCATCGTGGCCGACCCGCTCCGCCTCTACGACTTCTGTCCGATCACGGACGGGAGTGCGGCACTCATGTTCTGCCCCGAGTCCGTCGCGAAAGAGTACACCGACGACTACGTCCTCGTGCCGGGCGTCGGCGGCGCGACGGACACCCACGTCGTCCACGAGCGTGCGGATCCGACGACGATGCGCGGCGTCGTCGAGTCGAGTCGCATCGCCTACGACATGGCCGACATGGGGCCGGAGGACATCGACGTGGCCGAACTCCACGACATGTTTACCATTCTGGAGTTCCTCCAGAGCGAGGATCTGGGCTTCTTCGAGAAAGGCGAGGGCTGGAAGGCAGTCGAGGAGGGTCGCACGGAACGCGGCGGCGACCTGCCGATCAACCCCTCCGGCGGCCTGAAGTCGAAGGGCCACCCGCTGGGTGCCAGCGGCGTCGCACAGGTGTACGAAATCTACGAACAGCTGATGGGTGACGCCGGCAAGCGACAGGTCGACGCCGACACCGGCCTGGCCTGTAACGTCGGCGGCTTCGGCAACTGCGTCATCACCACTCTCATGGAGGCAAACTGA
- a CDS encoding OB-fold domain-containing protein — protein sequence MEAYRYPDGSITYPGHPIGPGGEEPVDTVDLSEYTAEVITWTTSTAAPPGVREPNTLAIVEFDVDGEPVRAIGGVVTGAEVDIGDEVRPVYVEELREPGAGIREPESQEWDGYRFEPV from the coding sequence ATGGAAGCATACCGCTACCCCGACGGGAGTATCACGTACCCCGGCCACCCTATCGGTCCGGGCGGCGAGGAACCGGTCGACACGGTCGACCTCAGCGAGTACACCGCCGAGGTGATCACGTGGACGACGAGTACGGCGGCGCCGCCGGGCGTCCGCGAACCCAACACGCTGGCCATCGTCGAGTTCGACGTGGACGGCGAACCCGTCCGCGCCATCGGCGGCGTCGTGACCGGTGCAGAGGTCGACATCGGCGACGAGGTGCGGCCGGTGTACGTCGAGGAGCTCCGGGAACCCGGGGCGGGCATCCGCGAACCCGAGAGTCAGGAGTGGGACGGCTACCGCTTCGAACCGGTCTGA
- a CDS encoding MaoC family dehydratase, producing the protein MQDRTTTPMSGVADTWLQSQKHFSNSVGHFYNSVMAANRAMFPALSDSDDADADADDRQPAVAPELTYSKAEWTFEHTDEGDGVVSVGDRIRFSKRLTEEEIQVFADASGDTNRLHLDADFAEETRFGRQIVHGTLVSGVISAALARLPGLTIYLSQDLQFLGPVDIGEKVTAICEVVEDLGDGRYRLTTVVEDEDGETVIDGEAIVLIDEVPEDALDD; encoded by the coding sequence ATGCAGGACCGAACTACCACGCCGATGAGCGGGGTCGCGGACACGTGGCTCCAGTCGCAGAAACACTTCTCGAACAGCGTCGGGCACTTCTACAACAGTGTGATGGCGGCCAACCGGGCGATGTTCCCGGCGCTTTCCGACAGTGACGACGCGGACGCCGACGCGGACGACCGACAGCCGGCAGTAGCACCGGAACTCACCTACTCCAAGGCGGAGTGGACGTTCGAACATACGGACGAGGGCGACGGCGTGGTCAGCGTCGGCGACCGCATCCGCTTCTCGAAGCGACTCACCGAGGAGGAGATTCAGGTCTTCGCGGATGCCAGCGGTGACACCAACCGCCTCCACCTCGACGCCGACTTCGCCGAGGAGACCCGGTTCGGCCGGCAGATCGTCCACGGCACGCTCGTCTCCGGCGTCATCAGCGCCGCCCTCGCCCGCCTCCCCGGGCTGACCATCTACCTCTCGCAGGACCTCCAGTTCCTCGGCCCCGTCGACATCGGCGAGAAAGTCACCGCCATCTGCGAGGTCGTCGAGGACCTCGGCGACGGCCGCTACCGCCTGACGACCGTCGTCGAGGACGAGGACGGCGAGACCGTCATCGACGGCGAAGCCATCGTCCTCATCGACGAGGTGCCGGAAGACGCGCTCGACGACTAG
- a CDS encoding AbrB/MazE/SpoVT family DNA-binding domain-containing protein → MTQDEDDGSPMWPPMPFAQQFQNASEDAVEQQMKLFKQFMSGGAGSGFDGFSQLGAMSMGTAMFKTRVQSGGRISIPDAERETLGIEDGDIVQTIVIPVKRNSE, encoded by the coding sequence ATGACGCAAGACGAGGACGATGGATCGCCGATGTGGCCGCCGATGCCCTTCGCCCAGCAGTTTCAGAACGCGAGCGAAGACGCCGTCGAACAGCAGATGAAGCTGTTCAAACAGTTTATGTCGGGAGGCGCCGGGAGCGGATTCGACGGGTTCTCGCAACTCGGCGCGATGAGCATGGGCACGGCGATGTTCAAGACCCGCGTGCAGAGCGGGGGCCGCATCAGTATTCCCGATGCCGAGCGCGAGACGCTCGGCATCGAGGACGGCGACATCGTCCAGACAATCGTCATCCCCGTCAAACGAAATTCGGAGTAA
- a CDS encoding poly(R)-hydroxyalkanoic acid synthase subunit PhaE, whose translation MTNDASGTFDGQMDAFLERMTETYMNALDRNLDAQSAFLESWMDSMEDNLSEERIQEGYEGSMRAYEAWMDAAETSFERMGSAFQGEDVEPEEFRDIWLSSANEAFKEMMTTTAFAAATGQTVEDAMDMRQNIDEASEETLHALNFATVGDVREVGERLVELERRQHSIEQKLDRIIEEL comes from the coding sequence ATGACCAACGACGCCAGCGGTACGTTCGACGGACAGATGGACGCGTTCCTGGAACGCATGACAGAGACGTATATGAACGCCCTCGACCGGAACCTCGACGCGCAGTCGGCGTTCCTCGAATCCTGGATGGACTCGATGGAGGACAACCTCTCCGAGGAGCGCATTCAGGAGGGATACGAGGGATCGATGCGCGCCTACGAGGCGTGGATGGACGCCGCCGAGACCTCCTTCGAGCGCATGGGAAGCGCGTTCCAGGGCGAGGACGTCGAGCCCGAGGAGTTCCGCGACATCTGGCTCTCCTCGGCCAACGAGGCGTTCAAGGAGATGATGACCACCACCGCGTTCGCGGCCGCGACGGGCCAGACCGTCGAGGATGCGATGGACATGCGACAGAACATCGACGAGGCGTCCGAAGAGACCCTCCACGCGCTCAACTTCGCCACCGTCGGCGACGTGCGCGAGGTTGGTGAACGGCTCGTCGAACTCGAACGCCGCCAGCACTCCATCGAGCAGAAGCTCGACCGGATCATCGAAGAGCTATGA
- the phaC gene encoding class III poly(R)-hydroxyalkanoic acid synthase subunit PhaC: MNPFTFPLDAQRNLWERAADDAASVGAIPDGLETMSEVEVGQTPSEVVYEENKLELHHYEPLVPEEERHDVPILFVYALINRPYILDLQSDRSVIRRMLEAGFDVYMIDWGEPSDLDTALSLHDYVNRYIDNCVDVVRERSGQDSINIMGYCMGGTMSVMYAALHPEKVRNLGLMAAGLCFDGTGGILEMWGDEEFFSPGAITETFGNVPAEFLDVGFALMDPVHNYVTKYGNLYDNIDDEDFVENFARMERWLNDPIDVAGTAYRQFLEDVYQENKLYRGELELNGERVDLDNITMPVIQVIGEYDHLIPPEASKPFNEVVASDDTEIMEYSTGHIGLSVSRSTHENLWPAVAEWFAERSNSEAVEVPVEDPEDESEDGPDAAVVEDVETTEADVAGTDLQELDGIGPAYASRLEAAGILSVEDLAEAEPAVVAAETDIDESRIRRWARAANA, from the coding sequence ATGAACCCCTTCACCTTCCCGCTGGACGCCCAGCGCAACCTCTGGGAGCGTGCGGCCGACGACGCGGCCTCCGTCGGTGCCATCCCCGACGGGCTAGAGACGATGTCCGAGGTGGAGGTCGGCCAGACGCCGAGTGAGGTGGTCTACGAGGAGAACAAACTCGAACTCCACCACTACGAGCCGCTGGTGCCGGAAGAGGAGCGCCACGACGTGCCCATTCTGTTCGTCTACGCGCTCATCAACCGGCCGTACATCCTCGACCTCCAGTCGGATCGGAGCGTCATCCGCCGGATGCTCGAAGCCGGCTTCGACGTGTACATGATCGACTGGGGCGAACCGTCCGACCTCGACACCGCCCTGTCGCTCCACGACTACGTCAACCGCTACATCGACAACTGCGTCGACGTGGTCCGGGAGCGCTCCGGCCAGGACTCGATCAACATCATGGGCTACTGCATGGGTGGGACGATGAGCGTCATGTACGCCGCGCTCCACCCCGAGAAGGTCCGTAACCTCGGGCTGATGGCCGCCGGTCTCTGTTTCGACGGCACCGGCGGCATCCTCGAGATGTGGGGCGACGAGGAGTTCTTCAGCCCCGGTGCCATCACCGAGACGTTCGGCAACGTCCCCGCCGAGTTCCTCGACGTGGGCTTCGCGCTGATGGATCCCGTCCACAACTACGTCACGAAGTACGGCAACCTCTACGACAACATCGACGACGAGGACTTCGTGGAGAACTTCGCGCGGATGGAGCGGTGGCTCAACGACCCCATCGACGTCGCCGGCACCGCCTATCGGCAGTTCCTGGAGGACGTCTACCAGGAGAACAAGCTCTACCGGGGCGAACTCGAACTGAACGGTGAACGGGTCGACCTCGACAACATCACGATGCCGGTGATTCAGGTGATCGGCGAGTACGACCACCTCATTCCGCCGGAGGCGAGCAAGCCGTTCAACGAGGTCGTCGCCAGCGACGACACCGAGATCATGGAGTACTCGACGGGCCACATCGGCCTCTCGGTGTCGCGCTCGACCCACGAGAACCTTTGGCCTGCGGTGGCCGAGTGGTTCGCCGAACGGTCGAACAGTGAGGCCGTCGAGGTGCCTGTCGAGGACCCCGAGGACGAGAGCGAGGACGGCCCGGACGCCGCCGTCGTCGAGGATGTCGAGACGACCGAGGCGGATGTGGCGGGCACCGACCTGCAGGAACTCGACGGCATCGGCCCCGCGTACGCGTCGCGACTCGAAGCCGCCGGCATCCTCTCCGTCGAGGACCTCGCCGAGGCCGAACCGGCTGTCGTCGCGGCCGAGACGGATATCGACGAGAGTCGCATCCGCCGCTGGGCCCGCGCAGCGAACGCGTAA
- a CDS encoding helix-turn-helix domain-containing protein yields the protein MNATQMINSATDRFDLPDDLTAADSKLVYLFVAVSDGATVDDLQASLDIKKISLFPVLDTLSKRGLIERVDDEYVAAAAS from the coding sequence ATGAACGCGACACAGATGATCAACAGCGCCACGGACCGATTCGACCTGCCCGACGACCTAACCGCCGCCGACTCGAAGCTCGTTTACTTGTTCGTCGCCGTTTCGGACGGCGCGACGGTCGACGACCTGCAGGCGTCGCTGGATATCAAGAAAATCTCGCTGTTCCCCGTCCTCGATACGCTGTCCAAGCGGGGCCTGATCGAGCGCGTCGACGACGAGTACGTCGCCGCGGCGGCGTCGTAA
- a CDS encoding DUF7547 family protein, whose protein sequence is MSSRDDEELAVLLADLEETLTELQSAIEDDVRPRRRPPTPGEILRFTEEYTLPTVIALLEATVQSLELLRAVLRLAGPRPTEDRLRERLTSRSAPETAALRDALTDLRDALTGADLPKDSAAGSILSDARELTDEIDDRLDEASADRGRAERTDTSGVAIEVEEEDAVDVDAELTSLKESMEEEDESAE, encoded by the coding sequence ATGTCGAGTCGAGACGACGAGGAACTGGCGGTCCTACTGGCCGACCTGGAGGAGACGCTGACGGAGCTACAGTCGGCTATCGAGGACGACGTCCGGCCGCGGCGCCGCCCGCCCACGCCCGGCGAGATCCTCCGATTTACCGAAGAGTACACCCTCCCGACGGTCATCGCGCTCCTCGAAGCGACGGTACAGTCGCTGGAACTGCTCCGGGCGGTGCTCCGCCTCGCCGGGCCGCGACCGACGGAGGACCGCCTCCGGGAGCGGCTGACCTCACGGAGCGCCCCCGAGACGGCGGCCCTCCGCGACGCGCTGACGGATCTGCGCGATGCGTTGACCGGCGCAGACCTCCCCAAGGACTCGGCTGCCGGCTCGATTCTGTCCGACGCGCGCGAGTTGACCGACGAAATCGACGACCGTCTCGACGAGGCGTCGGCCGATCGGGGGCGAGCCGAGCGGACGGACACGAGTGGTGTCGCGATCGAGGTCGAGGAGGAAGATGCCGTCGACGTGGACGCGGAACTGACATCACTCAAGGAGTCGATGGAAGAGGAAGACGAGTCGGCAGAGTAG
- a CDS encoding PGF-CTERM sorting domain-containing protein has product MTATLHRLLVVLAVALAVVAAATGASVAVDEPRDAPSNTSPPVRVYASESLDISNVGLTGGGTIGTEQTTFVSVAGDEVFTVDPENADFDGVAPGSYDADSDDDDEAELVVVQPRITDFEVRNERGVDIAGDTVEGNDFEEVTITAEYNFAEADRLDVTLENPDGVDLAGNSRITESGGSVTVDTSGADPGTYRIVVEGSDIEDGRATTTVTVAGGAAEPTATPTPEPTPTPTATSTPTARPTPTATPTPTPTATPTPTPTATPTESPTPHPPDTPEPTATPTPTEGGGAGFGPLVALLALLALTAVARWRD; this is encoded by the coding sequence ATGACCGCCACCCTCCACCGACTACTCGTGGTCCTCGCTGTCGCCCTCGCCGTCGTCGCCGCCGCGACGGGCGCGAGCGTCGCCGTCGACGAACCCCGCGATGCTCCCTCGAACACCAGCCCGCCGGTCCGCGTCTACGCCAGCGAATCGCTCGACATCTCGAACGTCGGACTCACCGGCGGCGGGACCATCGGCACCGAGCAGACGACGTTCGTCTCGGTCGCCGGCGACGAGGTGTTCACCGTCGACCCCGAGAACGCCGACTTCGACGGCGTGGCACCCGGTTCGTACGATGCCGACAGCGACGACGACGACGAGGCGGAACTGGTCGTCGTCCAGCCACGGATCACCGACTTCGAGGTCCGCAACGAACGCGGCGTCGACATCGCGGGCGACACCGTCGAAGGGAACGACTTCGAGGAGGTGACGATCACGGCGGAGTACAACTTCGCCGAGGCCGACCGCCTCGACGTGACCCTCGAGAACCCGGACGGCGTCGACCTCGCCGGCAATAGCCGGATCACCGAGAGCGGCGGGAGCGTCACCGTCGACACGAGCGGTGCGGACCCCGGCACCTACCGAATCGTCGTCGAGGGGAGCGACATCGAGGACGGCCGAGCGACGACGACGGTGACCGTGGCCGGCGGGGCGGCGGAACCGACGGCGACACCGACGCCAGAACCGACGCCCACGCCGACAGCCACGTCAACGCCGACTGCGAGACCCACGCCGACGGCGACACCCACGCCGACACCGACGGCGACACCCACGCCGACACCGACGGCGACCCCAACGGAGTCGCCGACGCCCCACCCGCCCGACACGCCCGAACCGACCGCGACGCCGACGCCCACTGAGGGCGGCGGCGCCGGCTTCGGACCGCTCGTCGCGCTGCTCGCGTTGCTGGCCCTCACGGCCGTCGCTCGATGGCGCGACTGA
- a CDS encoding HEAT repeat domain-containing protein translates to MTDGDDETDLPAETLGTRLDDAAEALDAAETEDDLDAVEEQLDGIAEDLEAADLPAPDEDDEDAEDPAAELEDRLDSLREDLEAARGPYASDVIDDIEDAKATLTDTRWTEDGEDEAAAAVESFVADVNETLDTDLSGDDADALDAAAEAVADANLDADADAETIAALLEATDDLESGLADAEEWDDLETHEQLRAQGYYDVLGHYKDYPPEWAALKEWEQRGNVEMVLLALDSFQSDFMERHCLEALTRMNDEGAFDAMHQRAGKRDKPGIKALGKMAAEDAVETLIEYVDADSDPGLQKVTFKALGEIGSEEATGPLANKLVAENEQIRPYAARALGLIGDTRAIEPLADTLADDDHDETRAAAAWALRQIGTERALEAAADFVDDRAYLVQHEAEQASESLSVEQPA, encoded by the coding sequence ATGACCGACGGGGACGACGAGACCGACCTACCGGCCGAGACCCTCGGCACCCGCCTCGACGACGCGGCCGAGGCGCTCGACGCCGCCGAGACCGAAGACGACCTCGACGCGGTCGAGGAGCAACTCGACGGGATTGCCGAGGATCTCGAAGCCGCCGACCTCCCGGCCCCCGACGAAGACGACGAGGACGCGGAGGATCCCGCCGCGGAACTCGAGGACCGCCTCGACTCTCTCCGCGAGGATCTGGAAGCCGCCCGCGGCCCCTACGCCTCGGACGTGATCGACGACATCGAGGACGCGAAAGCGACGCTCACCGACACCCGGTGGACCGAAGACGGTGAGGACGAGGCCGCCGCCGCCGTCGAATCCTTCGTCGCGGACGTGAACGAGACGCTCGATACCGATCTGTCGGGCGACGACGCCGACGCCCTCGACGCCGCCGCGGAGGCCGTCGCGGACGCGAACCTCGACGCCGACGCCGACGCCGAAACCATCGCCGCTCTGCTGGAGGCGACCGACGACCTCGAAAGCGGTCTGGCGGACGCCGAGGAGTGGGACGACCTCGAAACTCACGAACAACTCCGCGCACAGGGCTACTACGACGTGCTCGGCCACTACAAGGACTACCCGCCCGAGTGGGCCGCGCTCAAGGAGTGGGAACAGCGCGGCAACGTCGAGATGGTGTTGCTCGCGCTCGATAGCTTCCAGTCCGACTTCATGGAGCGCCACTGCCTCGAAGCCCTCACCCGGATGAACGACGAGGGGGCGTTCGACGCCATGCACCAGCGCGCGGGCAAGCGCGACAAGCCCGGCATCAAGGCGCTGGGGAAGATGGCCGCCGAGGACGCGGTCGAGACGCTGATCGAGTACGTCGACGCCGACTCCGACCCCGGGCTCCAGAAGGTGACGTTCAAGGCACTCGGCGAAATAGGGAGCGAGGAGGCCACCGGACCGCTCGCGAACAAACTCGTCGCCGAGAACGAGCAGATCCGCCCGTATGCCGCTCGCGCCCTCGGCCTCATCGGTGACACGCGAGCCATCGAGCCCCTCGCCGACACGCTGGCCGACGACGATCACGACGAGACGCGCGCCGCGGCCGCGTGGGCGCTCCGACAGATCGGCACCGAGCGCGCGCTCGAAGCGGCCGCCGACTTCGTCGACGACCGCGCTTATCTCGTCCAGCACGAGGCCGAGCAGGCGTCCGAGTCGCTGTCGGTCGAGCAGCCGGCGTAA
- a CDS encoding DUF2237 family protein, which produces MSSDSTEQNALGTDLEPCSTDPETGYLRDGCCRHLESDRGRHEVCAVMTEEFLEFSKARGNDLITPRPQLNFPGLDPGDRWCVCLGRWVEAEEEGAAPPVVLEATSEAVLEAIPFSTLLDHEYEEG; this is translated from the coding sequence ATGTCCAGCGATTCGACCGAACAGAACGCCCTCGGCACCGACCTCGAACCGTGTAGCACCGACCCCGAGACCGGTTACCTTCGGGACGGCTGCTGTCGCCACCTCGAATCCGACCGCGGCCGTCACGAGGTCTGTGCCGTGATGACCGAGGAGTTCCTCGAATTCTCGAAGGCACGGGGAAACGACCTGATCACGCCCCGTCCCCAGCTAAACTTCCCCGGTCTCGATCCCGGCGACCGGTGGTGTGTCTGTCTCGGTCGGTGGGTGGAGGCTGAGGAGGAAGGTGCCGCCCCGCCCGTCGTCCTCGAAGCGACGAGCGAGGCGGTACTGGAGGCGATTCCCTTCTCGACACTTTTAGATCACGAATACGAAGAGGGGTGA
- a CDS encoding oligopeptide/dipeptide ABC transporter ATP-binding protein, with translation MTLLDVDGLEKHFTVDSGFLSGLLGETRKLKAVDGIDFSVDEGEAFTLVGESGCGKSTAVLSALRHQHPTAGKVRFKGQEIEMYSKRELRSEAQLIYQDQQDTLNPKMSVGEAIAEAIRFHDIVPDSEVDARVDELLDRVGISPGDKYQEPSAFSGGQKQRIAIARALAVEPSLLVADEPVSGLDVSVQAQILNRLMDLQEEFGLGLIYVTHNLGIARKISDTIGVMYLGRIVEYGDVDDIFENPQHPYTQALLSANPIPDPSVDRDRMVLEGSMPDPIDVDETGCPFAPRCPDATAECETADMGLEPFEGDETHLVDCIHR, from the coding sequence ATGACCCTGCTGGACGTTGACGGGCTGGAGAAGCACTTTACCGTCGATTCCGGCTTCCTGAGCGGGCTGCTCGGCGAGACGCGGAAACTGAAAGCCGTCGATGGCATCGACTTCAGCGTCGACGAGGGGGAAGCGTTCACCCTCGTCGGCGAGTCGGGGTGTGGCAAGAGTACCGCGGTCCTCTCGGCTCTCCGACACCAGCATCCCACTGCGGGGAAGGTCCGGTTCAAGGGCCAAGAAATCGAGATGTACTCGAAGCGGGAGCTCCGTAGCGAGGCACAGCTTATCTACCAAGACCAGCAGGACACGCTCAACCCCAAGATGTCCGTCGGTGAGGCTATCGCGGAGGCGATTCGGTTCCACGACATCGTCCCCGACAGCGAGGTGGACGCACGCGTCGACGAACTGCTCGACCGTGTCGGTATCTCGCCCGGCGATAAGTATCAGGAGCCGTCGGCCTTCAGCGGCGGGCAGAAACAGCGCATCGCCATCGCGCGGGCGTTGGCCGTCGAGCCGTCGCTCCTCGTGGCCGACGAACCGGTGTCCGGACTCGACGTCTCCGTACAGGCGCAGATTCTGAACCGCCTGATGGACCTGCAGGAGGAGTTCGGTCTCGGTCTCATCTACGTCACCCATAACCTCGGCATCGCCCGCAAGATCAGCGACACCATCGGGGTGATGTATCTCGGACGCATCGTCGAATACGGCGACGTAGACGACATCTTCGAGAACCCACAGCATCCCTACACGCAGGCGTTACTGTCGGCGAATCCGATTCCCGACCCGTCCGTCGACCGGGACCGCATGGTGCTCGAAGGGAGCATGCCCGACCCGATAGACGTCGACGAGACGGGCTGTCCGTTCGCACCGCGATGTCCGGACGCGACGGCGGAGTGTGAGACGGCGGACATGGGACTCGAACCCTTCGAGGGCGACGAGACTCACTTGGTGGACTGCATCCACCGGTAG
- a CDS encoding ABC transporter ATP-binding protein, whose translation MTPPLLEVDGLSTHFKTAEGAVKAVDDNSLTLHEGEVLGIVGESGSGKSTLLRSVMGLVEDPGEIVAGSIEYRGRDLTTMSDAELRELRGNDISFIFQEPTAHLNPAYTVGDQITDVLQAHTDLDSDERWERVYDLLGRLGIPSPEERAESYPHEFSGGMAQRVCIAMALACEPELVLADEPTSALDVTIQAQIIDLLTELQSDLGLSMLWVTHDMGVVAETCDTMGVMYAGNIVEYGTVESVFADPKHPYTEALLRTVPSHLDTAPRFDTIEGSPPDLQNLPSGCVFQERCPDAMEVCRNERPPYYEVGDEDGWVSKCFLHEGNPTRSASPSAPEPSAPLADSQTDGGQPTDREGDR comes from the coding sequence ATGACGCCGCCGCTCCTCGAAGTCGACGGCCTCAGTACGCACTTCAAGACCGCCGAAGGGGCGGTCAAAGCCGTCGACGACAACTCGTTGACGCTCCACGAGGGCGAAGTCCTCGGCATCGTCGGCGAGTCGGGATCCGGCAAATCGACGCTCCTGCGCTCGGTGATGGGACTCGTCGAGGACCCCGGCGAAATCGTTGCTGGCAGCATCGAGTACCGCGGCCGTGACCTGACGACGATGTCGGACGCCGAACTCCGCGAACTACGCGGAAACGACATCAGCTTCATCTTTCAGGAGCCGACCGCGCACCTGAATCCGGCCTACACCGTCGGCGACCAGATTACCGACGTGTTGCAAGCACACACCGATCTCGACAGCGACGAGCGCTGGGAACGGGTGTACGACCTGCTGGGTCGTCTCGGAATCCCGTCGCCCGAGGAACGCGCGGAGTCGTACCCCCACGAGTTCAGCGGCGGGATGGCTCAGCGCGTCTGCATCGCGATGGCGCTGGCCTGCGAACCCGAACTCGTCCTCGCGGACGAACCCACGTCGGCGCTCGACGTGACCATCCAAGCCCAGATCATCGACCTGCTGACGGAACTGCAGTCCGACCTCGGCCTGTCGATGCTGTGGGTGACACACGACATGGGTGTCGTGGCCGAAACCTGCGACACCATGGGCGTCATGTACGCGGGCAACATCGTCGAGTACGGCACCGTCGAATCCGTCTTCGCCGACCCGAAACATCCGTACACGGAGGCGTTGCTTCGCACCGTCCCCAGCCATCTGGACACCGCACCCCGGTTCGACACCATCGAGGGGTCGCCGCCGGACCTGCAGAACCTGCCGAGCGGTTGCGTCTTTCAGGAGCGGTGTCCGGACGCTATGGAGGTCTGCCGAAACGAGCGGCCGCCGTACTACGAGGTGGGCGACGAAGACGGATGGGTGTCGAAATGCTTCCTCCACGAGGGGAATCCGACCCGCTCGGCATCGCCAAGCGCGCCCGAACCGAGCGCACCCCTCGCCGATTCGCAGACTGACGGCGGTCAGCCGACCGACCGGGAGGGCGACCGATGA